In the Arachis ipaensis cultivar K30076 chromosome B10, Araip1.1, whole genome shotgun sequence genome, one interval contains:
- the LOC107623774 gene encoding phospholipid-transporting ATPase 1 (The sequence of the model RefSeq protein was modified relative to this genomic sequence to represent the inferred CDS: added 40 bases not found in genome assembly) has protein sequence MGSRPLLLPSPRTPNSIQELPTIPVFSEQQKSKSTSSEHASNAVINKSNSSSIRSGSSGRSGGGSVKEVSFSNSSSKPVRYGSSKRGGGGESEGLSMSQKELRDEDARIVYINNPEKTNETLQFAGNSIRTAKYSILTFIPRNLFEQFHRVAYIYFLIIAILNQLPQLAVFGRGVSILPLAFVLLVTAVKDAFEDWRRHRSDKVENNRLASVLINGSFVEKPWKDITVGEIVKIAANETIPCDIVLLSTADPTGVAYVQTINLDGESNLKTRYAKQETQSKQRFDFGGIIKCEKPNRNIYGFQANMEVDGKKLSLASSNIVLRGCELKNTSWALGVAVYCGRETKAMLNSSGAPSKRSRLETRMNSEIIMLSCFLVALCTVTSVCAAVWLKRHKDELDLMPYYRKLSFSSGKPKKYKYYGWFWEIIFTFLMSVIVFQVMIPISLYISMELVRVGQAYFMIRDDRMYDRATKSRFQCRALNINEDLGQIKYVFSDKTGTLTENKMEFQCASIWGVDYSSTKSGLEIQPGEYFTQVDGKVLRPKMNVKVNPELLALSRSGIEHKEGKRIYDFFLALASCNTIVPIIVDTPDHDVKLIDYQGESPDEQALAYAAAAYGFMLIERTSGHIVIDIQGERHRFNVLGMHEFDSDRKRMSVILGSPDNSVKIFVKGADTSMLNVIDKSSNMDIIRATEAHLYSYSSMGLRTLVIGMRDLNASEFEQWHTAFEAASTSLFGRAAMLRKVAVNVERNLCILGASAIEDKLQQGVPESIESLRTAGIKVWVLTGDKQETAISIGYSSKLLTNRMTQIIINSKNRESCRKSLQDAIVSNKIEGGFDAMTSQIALIIDGTSLVYVLDSELEEQLFKLASRCSVVLCCRVAPLQKAGIVALVKKRTAEMTLAIGDGANDVSMIQMADVGVGISGQEGRQAVMASDFAMGQFRFIVPLLLIHGHWNYQRLGYMILYNFYRNAVLVLVLFWYVLYTAFTLTTAINEWSTTLYSIIYSSLPTIIVGILDKDLGKRTLLKYPQLYGAGQRDEAYNKKLFILTMLDTLWQSMVIFWAPLFAYWSTDVDVGSIGDLWTLAVVILVNLHLAMDVFRWNWLTHFSIWGSIVATFISVMVIDAIPTFPGYWDFFNVASTGLFWLLLLGIIITALLPRFLVKFICQYYFPSDIQISKEAEKINGNQIQRENFERGQIEMLPISDVPPR, from the exons aTGGGTTCTAGGCCTCTGTTGTTACCATCTCCAAGAACTCCAAATAGTATTCAAGAGCTTCCAACCATTCCAGTTTTCTCTGAACAACAAAAGTCAAAGTCAACTTCCTCTGAACACGCAAGCAATGCTGTTATAAACAAAAGCAACTCATCGTCGATCCGCTCCGGCAGCTCCGGAAGGAGCGGCGGCGGCTCCGTCAAGGAAGTGAGTTTCAGCAATTCTTCATCGAAGCCGGTTCGATACGGCTCGTCAAAACGCGGCGGTGGCGGCGAGTCGGAAGGACTCAGCATGTCGCAGAAAGAACTGAGAGACGAAGATGCAAGAATTGTTTACATAAACAACCCGGAGAAGACGAACGAGACTCTTCAGTTCGCAGGGAATTCAATCCGAACCGCGAAATATTCAATCCTCACATTCATCCCTAGAAACCTCTTCGAACAGTTTCACAGAGTTGCGTATATTTATTTTCTCATAATCGCCATTCTCAATCAGCTTCCTCAGCTTGCAGTCTTCGGTAGAGGTGTTTCAATTCTCCCTCTGGCCTTTGTCCTGCTCGTTACCGCCGTCAAAGACGCCTTCGAGGATTGGCGGCGCCACCGCTCCGATAAAGTCGAGAACAACCGGCTAGCGTCGGTTTTGATTAACGGAAGCTTCGTGGAGAAGCCATGGAAGGACATAACCGTCGGCGAAATCGTTAAGATCGCCGCCAACGAAACGATCCCCTGCGATATTGTCCTTCTCTCCACCGCCGATCCTACCGGAGTTGCATATGTTCAGACTATAAATCTTGACGGAGAGTCAAATCTGAAAACTCGCTACGCCAAGCAAGAGACTCAATCCAAACAGAGGTTTGATTTCGGTGGAATAATCAAGTGCGAGAAACCGAATCGGAACATTTATGGATTCCAAGCTAACATGGAAGTTGATGGAAAGAAACTGTCTCTCGCATCATCGAACATTGTGCTTAGAGGATGCGAGCTTAAGAACACAAGCTGGGCTTTGGGAGTTGCTGTTTACTGTGGCAGAGAGACTAAAGCTATGCTCAACAGCTCCGGTGCGCCGTCGAAGAGAAGCCGGCTCGAGACTCGAATGAATTCGGAGATCATCATGCTCTCTTGCTTCCTTGTTGCTTTGTGTACGGTCACGTCCGTTTGTGCTGCGGTTTGGTTGAAGCGCCACAAAGACGAGCTTGATTTGATGCCGTATTACCGGAAGCTGAGCTTCTCCAGTGGAAAACCGAAGAAGTATAAGTATTATGGTTGGTTTTGGGAGATAATTTTCACATTCCTCATGTCAGTTATAGTTTTCCAGGTTATGATTCCAATTTCGTTGTACATTTCGATGGAGCTTGTTCGTGTTGGCCAGGCCTATTTCATGATCAGAGATGATAGAATGTATGATAGGGCTACCAAGTCAAGATTTCAGTGTAGGGCTttgaatatcaatgaagattTGGGGCAGATTAAGTATGTCTTTTCGGATAAAACTGGTACTCTTACTGAGAACAAGATGGAATTCCAGTGCGCCAGCATCTGGGGGGTTGATTACAGTTCGACGAAATCTGGCCTCGAGATTCAACCTGGTGAATACTTCACGCAAG TAGATGGAAAGGTATTGAGGCCAAAGATGAATGTGAAAGTAAATCCAGAGCTTTTGGCATTATCAAGAAGTGGAATTGAGCATAAGGAGGGAAAACGGATCTATGATTTCTTTCTAGCACTGGCAAGCTGCAATACCATTGTTCCTATTATTGTTGATACCCCTGATCATGATGTCAAGCTGATAGATTACCAAGGGGAATCACCAGATGAACAGGCATTGGCATACGCAGCCGCCGCCTATGGTTTTATGCTTATAGAACGAACCTCGGGCCATATAGTCATTGATATTCAAGGAGAAAGACAcag GTTCAATGTCTTGGGTATGCATGAATTCGA GACAATTCAGTGAAAATTTTCGTGAAAGGAGCGGATACGTCTATGCTAAATGTGATAGATAAATCATCTAACATGGACATTATAAGAGCAACTGAAGCTCATCTTTACTCTTATTCCTCAATGGGTTTAAGAACCCTTGTGATTGGAATGAGGGATTTAAATGCTTCAGAGTTTGAGCAATGGCACACTGCCTTTGAGGCAGCGAGCACCTCTTTGTTCGGCAGGGCCGCCATGCTTCGCAAGGTTGCTGTCAATGTAGAGAGAAACCTCTGCATCTTAGGCGCATCGGCTATCGAAGACAAGCTTCAGCAGGGTGTGCCGGAATCCATTGAGTCTCTAAGGACAGCTGGAATAAAAGTATGGGTGCTAACCGGAGACAAACAAGAAACTGCTATATCAATTGGATACTCATCAAAGCTTCTAACAAACAGAATGACTCAAATCATAATCAATAGCAAAAATAGAGAGTCGTGTAGAAAGAGTTTGCAAGATGCCATTGTTTCAAACAAGATTGAAGGAGGTTTTGATGCAATGACAAGTCAGATAGCATTGATCATTGATGGTACTAGCCTTGTATATGTTCTTGATAGTGAACTAGAGGAGCAG TTATTTAAACTTGCAAGTAGATGTTCTGTTGTTCTCTGTTGTCGAGTGGCGCCGCTGCAGAAGGCCGGCATAGTTGCCCTTGTTAAGAAGAGGACAGCCGAAATGACGCTTGCCATTGGAGACG GTGCTAATGATGTCTCCATGATTCAAATGGCTGATGTTGGAGTTGGCATCAGCGGACAAGAGGGCCggcaagccgtaatggcgtcCGATTTCGCCATGGGCCAGTTTAGGTTTATAGTTCCTCTCTTGTTGATTCATGGACACTGGAATTACCAGCGGCTTGGCTACATGATACTCTACAACTTTTATAGAAATGCTGTCCTTGTTCTTGTCCTATTTTG GTATGTGCTCTACACTGCCTTCACTTTAACAACTGCCATAAATGAATGGAGCACCACGTTATATTCAATAATATACAGCTCATTACCAACAATCATAGTTGGTATTCTTGACAAGGATCTTGGAAAAAGGACTCTCCTCAAGTATCCTCAGCTCTATGGGGCTGGGCAGAGAGATGAGGCATACAACAAGAAGCTATTTATTTTGACAATGCTCGACACTTTATGGCAAAGCATGGTAATCTTTTGGGCACCCCTCTTTGCATATTGGAGCACTGATGTTGATGTTGGAAGCATTGGGGATCTCTGGACACTAGCTGTCGTTATTTTGGTAAATTTACACTTGGCCATGGATGTCTTCAGGTGGAATTGGTTGACTCATTTTTCCATATGGGGGTCAATTGTTGCCACTTTCATTAGTGTCATGGTCATTGATGCTATACCCACGTTTCCTGGCTACTG GGACTTCTTTAATGTTGCAAGCACAGGATTGTTCTGGTTATTGTTGCTTGGAATCATCATAACAGCATTGCTTCCTCGTTTCCTTGTAAAATTCATTTGTCAATATTACTTTCCCAGTGACATTCAGATTTCAAAAGAAGCTGAGAAGATTAATGGGAATCAAATTCaaagagaaaattttgaaagaggaCAAATAGAAATGCTTCCTATCTCAGATGTCCCACCAAGATGA